A genomic window from Nocardioides rotundus includes:
- a CDS encoding DUF6112 family protein yields MNALTLLTDTATTLAALPALVPMDINIDPNSDGLPGIAQLRTIVGAVMTIGLILSVLALIISAIVWGFGANSSNPHLAGRGKVGVLVSCGAAVICGASVTLINFFWNVGQQV; encoded by the coding sequence GTGAACGCCCTGACCCTGCTCACCGACACCGCCACAACCCTCGCGGCACTGCCCGCCCTGGTGCCGATGGACATCAACATCGACCCCAACAGCGACGGCCTTCCCGGCATCGCCCAGCTGCGCACCATCGTCGGCGCGGTCATGACCATCGGTCTGATCCTGTCCGTCCTCGCGCTGATCATCTCCGCGATCGTGTGGGGCTTCGGCGCCAACTCCTCCAATCCCCACCTGGCCGGGCGCGGCAAGGTCGGCGTCCTGGTCTCCTGCGGTGCGGCGGTGATCTGCGGGGCTTCCGTGACACTGATCAACTTCTTCTGGAACGTCGGCCAGCAGGTCTGA
- a CDS encoding helix-turn-helix domain-containing protein, with amino-acid sequence MTKTVAYRWHVRKVMNEHGMQSTTDLVPLLAERGVVMTSTQVYRIVTGQPERLNMRFLAALCDIFDVTPNDLIEPYVATKSRRGRKTGTTGAATPSKPSKNRPTRAVIRPAGD; translated from the coding sequence ATGACGAAGACCGTGGCCTATCGCTGGCACGTCCGCAAGGTGATGAACGAGCACGGCATGCAGTCCACCACCGACCTGGTGCCGCTGCTGGCCGAACGAGGCGTGGTGATGACCTCCACGCAGGTCTACCGGATCGTGACCGGGCAGCCCGAGCGGTTGAACATGCGGTTCCTGGCCGCGCTCTGCGACATCTTCGATGTCACACCGAACGACCTGATCGAGCCCTACGTCGCGACCAAATCCCGGCGCGGCCGCAAGACCGGCACCACCGGGGCGGCCACGCCGTCGAAGCCGAGCAAGAACCGTCCGACTCGCGCGGTCATCAGACCGGCCGGGGACTGA
- a CDS encoding M23 family metallopeptidase — MVLKKLGIAALALALLGPSVGLIGMGLVMNPAAAASCTVAGGNVTVGHVPGELTVTTANGETFTLNNKQLTHAATIIETGSRIDGVSRDGLVIALMAALTESTLRMLSNTSAYPESGNYPNDGGGSDHDSLGLFQMRPQSGWGTVADLMDPVYQARAFFGGPDGPNYPSPRGLLDIPGWEQMDKGEAAQAVEVSAYPDRYRNYEPVAETILTTLTNTTTTTAGTSTGDTLPAVQPTAESSRVVFPLPEDTWVLTSEFGPRVHPITGENSTHTGTDFAAPDGTPILAAADGTVTIAEFSGGYGGLIVIEHTIAGQTVATAYSHMWQRGIHVAAGDEVAAGEHIGDVGSSGNSTGPHLHFEVRTGGTNGEHTDPATWLKSHNAADLPEPDTSTPAGCDPETGAPGGTPDPVDGDPNRLVDDPTSGGQITARLLHLYQQGTAAFPDTSWACYSPRPGTRSEHPLGQACDLTFGNAIGQHPTPAQLEAGWEVTNWMKDNAEVLGVDYLIWQGRIWSAARNSEGWREYNGGGMHDPGDVTGGHYDHLHVTVVGN, encoded by the coding sequence ATGGTGTTGAAGAAGCTCGGGATCGCCGCCCTGGCCCTGGCCCTGCTCGGTCCCTCGGTGGGGCTGATCGGCATGGGTCTGGTGATGAATCCGGCCGCCGCGGCCTCCTGCACCGTGGCGGGCGGGAACGTCACGGTGGGTCACGTCCCCGGCGAGCTGACCGTCACGACCGCGAACGGTGAGACCTTCACCCTGAACAACAAGCAGTTGACACATGCGGCGACGATCATCGAGACCGGCTCCCGGATCGACGGGGTGAGCCGGGACGGGCTGGTGATCGCGCTGATGGCGGCCCTGACCGAATCCACCCTGCGGATGCTGTCCAACACGTCTGCTTACCCCGAATCGGGGAACTATCCCAACGACGGTGGCGGCTCCGATCATGACTCGCTCGGGCTGTTCCAGATGCGGCCCCAATCGGGGTGGGGCACGGTCGCCGACCTCATGGACCCCGTCTACCAAGCCCGGGCGTTCTTCGGCGGACCCGACGGCCCCAACTACCCCTCCCCCCGTGGGCTGCTGGACATTCCCGGGTGGGAGCAGATGGACAAGGGCGAGGCGGCCCAAGCCGTCGAAGTCTCCGCGTATCCCGACCGGTACCGCAACTACGAGCCCGTCGCCGAAACCATCCTCACCACCCTCACGAACACCACCACGACCACCGCGGGCACCTCGACCGGCGACACCCTTCCGGCGGTGCAGCCGACCGCGGAATCCTCGCGGGTGGTGTTCCCACTGCCGGAAGACACATGGGTGCTCACCTCGGAGTTCGGGCCACGGGTGCATCCGATCACCGGGGAGAACTCCACGCATACCGGCACCGACTTCGCCGCCCCGGACGGCACCCCGATCCTGGCCGCCGCCGACGGCACCGTCACCATCGCCGAGTTCTCCGGCGGCTACGGCGGTCTCATCGTCATCGAGCACACCATCGCCGGGCAGACAGTAGCGACCGCGTACTCCCACATGTGGCAGCGCGGCATTCACGTCGCCGCCGGCGACGAGGTGGCCGCCGGGGAGCACATCGGCGATGTCGGCTCCTCGGGCAACAGCACCGGCCCGCACCTGCACTTCGAAGTCCGCACCGGCGGCACCAACGGCGAGCACACCGACCCCGCCACCTGGCTGAAGAGTCACAATGCGGCCGACCTGCCCGAACCCGACACCAGCACCCCGGCCGGCTGCGACCCCGAGACCGGAGCACCCGGCGGCACCCCGGACCCAGTCGACGGGGACCCGAACCGCCTGGTGGATGACCCCACCTCCGGCGGGCAGATCACCGCCCGGCTCCTGCACCTCTACCAGCAGGGCACCGCCGCGTTTCCCGACACGAGCTGGGCGTGCTACTCACCGCGGCCCGGTACCCGCTCCGAACACCCCCTCGGCCAGGCTTGTGATCTGACCTTCGGCAACGCCATCGGCCAGCACCCCACCCCGGCCCAGCTCGAAGCGGGCTGGGAGGTCACCAACTGGATGAAAGACAACGCCGAGGTCCTCGGAGTGGACTACCTCATCTGGCAGGGCCGCATCTGGTCCGCCGCCCGCAACTCCGAAGGCTGGCGTGAGTACAACGGCGGGGGGATGCATGACCCCGGCGACGTCACCGGCGGCCACTACGACCACCTTCACGTCACCGTGGTCGGGAACTAG
- a CDS encoding tyrosine-type recombinase/integrase: MDFEDGNRPGSVTALRPGNVSLLRPVEQVFDDMLAGWSAQQSSRMLNAKTIGARLAQVRRFAGFCGSLPWEWTPADIEEWTTELVSGDKPCSHGTIRSYQNAVALFCDFLTDRRYGWVERCEELFGTHPVQVCHEWNTAIHTGDHEARPTVRPLSRIEVQTFFDYADDRVDQARTRGKKGWKSVFRDATLFKMIYAFGLRRREVGMLDLHDFTRNPTATEFGRFGVCNVRWGKASRGSQPRRRAVLAVFDWTRPVIEEYVTEVLPLFDTAGSGMLWPTERQSRVSGSYIGLRFAEYRDELGFDPALHPHCLRHSYVTHLIEDGFDPLFVQQQVGHRWGSTTALYTGVSGDYRNRTLRRALDAAFTPPSAIEEG; the protein is encoded by the coding sequence GTGGACTTCGAGGACGGGAACCGGCCTGGATCGGTGACGGCGCTGCGGCCGGGCAACGTGTCGTTGCTGCGCCCGGTGGAGCAGGTCTTCGATGACATGCTGGCCGGCTGGTCGGCGCAGCAGTCCTCGCGGATGCTGAATGCGAAGACGATCGGGGCGCGACTGGCGCAGGTGCGCCGGTTCGCCGGGTTCTGCGGGAGCCTGCCGTGGGAGTGGACTCCTGCCGACATCGAGGAGTGGACGACCGAGCTGGTCTCCGGCGACAAGCCCTGCTCGCACGGCACGATCCGCTCTTATCAGAACGCGGTCGCGTTGTTCTGCGACTTCCTCACCGACCGTCGTTACGGGTGGGTGGAGCGGTGCGAGGAGCTGTTCGGCACCCACCCGGTGCAGGTCTGCCACGAGTGGAACACCGCGATCCACACGGGCGATCACGAGGCACGCCCGACGGTGCGACCTCTGTCGCGGATCGAGGTGCAAACCTTCTTCGACTACGCCGACGATCGCGTCGACCAGGCCCGCACACGCGGGAAGAAGGGCTGGAAGTCGGTATTCCGCGACGCGACGCTGTTCAAGATGATCTACGCCTTCGGGCTGCGTCGTCGTGAGGTCGGGATGCTGGACCTTCATGACTTCACCCGCAACCCGACCGCGACCGAGTTCGGCCGGTTCGGGGTCTGCAACGTCCGGTGGGGCAAAGCCAGCCGTGGCTCTCAACCCCGGCGTCGCGCGGTGCTGGCGGTGTTCGACTGGACCCGCCCGGTGATTGAGGAATACGTCACCGAGGTGCTGCCCCTGTTCGACACGGCCGGCAGCGGGATGCTCTGGCCGACCGAGCGACAATCCAGGGTCAGCGGGAGCTACATCGGGCTACGGTTCGCCGAGTACCGCGACGAGCTCGGCTTCGACCCCGCCCTGCACCCGCACTGCCTGCGGCACTCCTATGTGACGCATCTGATCGAGGACGGCTTCGACCCGCTGTTCGTGCAGCAGCAGGTCGGGCACCGCTGGGGATCGACCACCGCCCTCTACACCGGCGTCTCCGGCGACTACCGGAACCGCACCCTGCGCCGCGCTCTGGACGCGGCGTTCACTCCACCATCGGCGATCGAGGAAGGCTGA
- a CDS encoding IS110 family RNA-guided transposase, with protein sequence MTSMTVEPAEQVAADVTSRQIIIGVDTHKYAHVAVALDHLGARLAAQHVAANREGYAQLEAWAASLAGNGRVIAYGVEGTGSYGVGLASFLRRTGHRVIEVNRGDRRGRRSNGKSDTLDAEAAARAVLGGQATAIPKSADGTAEMIRQIKIARDTARKARTSAMITLKALIVTAPADLREHLAGTSDKVLINRCASLRPGAVTSPTASAKHALRTLAKRYQTLDAEIREHDTILDDLTRAHAPTLREGLGIGADTAAEVLIVFGDNPERVHSEAAFAKLCGTSPVPASSGMTNRHRLSRAGHREANAALYRAVIVRMRFHQPTIDYVARRTAEGLSKRDIIRCLKRYLAREVYQAVMTDHRARRGEAPQ encoded by the coding sequence ATGACCAGCATGACCGTCGAACCCGCCGAGCAGGTAGCCGCCGACGTCACGAGTCGGCAGATCATCATCGGTGTCGACACCCACAAGTACGCCCACGTCGCGGTCGCCTTGGACCACCTCGGCGCACGGCTCGCTGCGCAGCATGTCGCGGCGAACCGCGAGGGATACGCGCAACTCGAGGCTTGGGCCGCCTCGTTGGCCGGCAACGGTCGCGTGATCGCTTACGGCGTCGAGGGCACCGGCAGCTACGGAGTCGGCCTGGCCAGTTTCCTGCGCCGCACCGGCCACCGCGTCATCGAGGTCAACCGCGGTGACCGGCGCGGCCGTCGCAGCAACGGCAAGAGCGACACCCTCGACGCCGAGGCCGCCGCGCGTGCAGTACTCGGCGGCCAAGCGACGGCGATCCCGAAGTCCGCCGACGGCACCGCCGAGATGATCCGACAGATCAAGATCGCCCGGGACACCGCGCGGAAGGCCAGGACCAGCGCGATGATCACGCTCAAGGCGCTGATCGTCACCGCGCCCGCGGACCTGCGCGAGCACCTCGCCGGGACATCCGACAAGGTCCTCATCAACCGGTGCGCCTCGTTGCGTCCGGGAGCGGTGACCTCACCGACCGCGAGTGCGAAGCACGCGCTACGGACGCTCGCGAAGCGCTACCAAACGCTGGACGCCGAAATCCGCGAGCACGACACGATCCTCGACGACCTCACCCGCGCCCACGCACCCACCCTGCGTGAAGGACTGGGCATCGGCGCCGACACCGCCGCCGAGGTCCTCATCGTCTTCGGCGACAACCCAGAACGCGTTCACTCCGAAGCCGCGTTTGCCAAGCTTTGCGGCACCAGTCCGGTCCCTGCCTCATCAGGCATGACGAACCGGCACCGGCTCTCACGAGCCGGTCACCGCGAAGCGAACGCCGCCCTCTACCGAGCTGTGATCGTCCGGATGAGGTTCCATCAGCCGACCATCGATTACGTCGCCCGACGCACTGCCGAGGGGCTGTCTAAACGCGACATCATCCGGTGCCTCAAGCGTTACCTCGCCCGCGAGGTGTACCAAGCCGTGATGACCGACCACCGCGCCCGCCGGGGCGAGGCGCCACAATGA
- a CDS encoding DUF6112 family protein, with the protein MDVFPDFDGLGGIGDLRAVIGALLTFVLVIAVLMLIVCAIVWALATANGHHAAASKARIGAWTAIGAAVLAGGGVAWLNWLIDLGQTL; encoded by the coding sequence ATGGACGTGTTCCCGGACTTCGACGGCCTCGGTGGGATCGGTGATCTGCGCGCGGTGATCGGCGCGCTGCTCACCTTCGTCCTGGTGATCGCTGTGCTGATGCTGATCGTCTGCGCCATCGTCTGGGCACTGGCCACCGCCAACGGCCACCATGCTGCGGCCAGCAAGGCCCGCATCGGCGCATGGACCGCAATCGGCGCCGCGGTCCTCGCCGGCGGCGGGGTGGCGTGGCTCAACTGGCTGATAGACCTCGGCCAGACGCTGTAA
- a CDS encoding class I SAM-dependent methyltransferase produces the protein MRIETVRDAYARRAGEYIARLGSIDATAPADQALIEAWGRGVQGQVLDVGCGPGQWASFLHQAGVEVTGIDPVPEFIEDARARFPDVAFQAGWAEALDVADASVGGILAWYSLIHIDPARIGAAFGEFARALRPGGTLLVGFFAGEDLIEFDHAVTAAQFWPPDLLGAVMEGAGFRVIGRHTRTDPGARTHGHVLAQRLR, from the coding sequence GTGAGGATCGAGACGGTGCGTGATGCGTACGCACGGCGTGCCGGTGAGTACATCGCCCGGCTCGGGTCGATCGATGCCACGGCGCCGGCGGACCAGGCGTTGATCGAGGCTTGGGGCCGCGGCGTCCAGGGTCAAGTCCTTGACGTCGGATGCGGACCGGGACAGTGGGCGAGCTTCCTGCACCAGGCTGGAGTCGAGGTGACGGGGATTGATCCGGTGCCCGAGTTCATCGAGGACGCTCGCGCGCGGTTCCCGGATGTCGCTTTCCAGGCCGGGTGGGCCGAGGCGCTGGACGTGGCCGATGCCAGCGTGGGCGGCATCCTGGCGTGGTACTCGCTGATTCATATCGACCCGGCACGCATCGGCGCCGCGTTCGGTGAGTTCGCCCGTGCATTGCGTCCCGGCGGCACCCTTCTGGTGGGCTTCTTCGCCGGTGAGGACCTCATCGAGTTTGATCATGCGGTGACCGCTGCCCAGTTCTGGCCCCCCGATCTCCTGGGGGCGGTGATGGAGGGCGCCGGCTTCCGCGTGATCGGCAGGCACACCCGAACCGACCCTGGAGCGCGCACGCATGGTCACGTCCTTGCTCAGCGCCTCCGGTAG
- a CDS encoding PrgI family protein, giving the protein MSAKHTHSSTELVPVKFSRLTRRGILLGLSLAQLITLAIGVLAVVGALYAGGGILLAYTAPIWVLAAALTWIPIAGRPAVEWLPVACWWLWRTTGGQLLYRRRIVTPRPVGTLALPGDMARLREYTDPETSAGMIHDPTAATLTVVCEVSHPAFVLLDPGEQERRVTSWGRVLATACRSGRIATLQVLERTLPDSGTGLAEWWAAHGSADDSWAATTYAELIDRAGPAGERHATTVSLSLDMKTAARQIRTAGGGIRGAAAVLRQEMATLVAALRSADLTPSVWLTPGQIAVILRSAYDPAIAATLERHGELGQNIATAGPVAVNESWTRLRTDSAHHAVLWVSEWPRSMVYPGFLSPVLLSTGIQRSFSLLCTPLRSDQAARDIRKKKVEHISDAAQRAKIGQIEDAAQIAEYHDVLQQEADLTAGHGVLRYTGLISVSAPTVEELEAGVAAIEQAAIQASCETRLLVGQQAAAFTAAALPLCRRI; this is encoded by the coding sequence ATGAGCGCCAAGCACACCCACTCCTCGACCGAGCTGGTGCCGGTGAAGTTCTCCCGGCTCACCCGCCGCGGCATCCTCCTCGGCCTCTCGCTGGCCCAGCTCATCACCCTGGCCATCGGCGTCCTGGCCGTCGTGGGCGCGCTCTACGCCGGCGGCGGCATCCTGCTGGCCTACACCGCCCCGATCTGGGTGCTGGCCGCCGCGCTGACCTGGATACCCATCGCCGGACGCCCAGCTGTGGAATGGCTGCCGGTGGCGTGCTGGTGGCTGTGGCGCACCACCGGCGGGCAGCTGCTGTACCGGCGCCGAATCGTCACGCCGCGGCCGGTGGGCACCCTCGCACTGCCCGGGGACATGGCCCGGCTGCGGGAGTACACCGACCCCGAGACCAGTGCCGGGATGATCCACGACCCCACCGCCGCCACCCTGACCGTCGTGTGCGAGGTGAGCCATCCGGCGTTCGTGCTGCTCGACCCCGGTGAGCAGGAACGGCGCGTCACCTCCTGGGGCCGGGTGCTGGCCACGGCCTGCCGCTCCGGACGCATCGCGACCCTGCAAGTCCTGGAACGGACTCTGCCCGACTCCGGCACCGGGCTGGCCGAATGGTGGGCCGCCCACGGCAGCGCCGATGACTCCTGGGCCGCCACCACCTACGCCGAACTCATCGACCGGGCCGGTCCCGCCGGGGAACGGCACGCCACCACTGTGTCGCTGTCGCTGGACATGAAGACCGCGGCGCGGCAGATCAGGACCGCCGGCGGCGGCATCCGCGGCGCCGCCGCCGTGCTGCGCCAGGAGATGGCCACCCTGGTCGCGGCGCTGCGCTCGGCCGACCTCACCCCCTCGGTGTGGCTGACCCCGGGACAGATCGCGGTCATCCTCCGATCGGCCTACGACCCGGCGATCGCCGCGACCCTGGAGCGGCACGGTGAACTTGGGCAGAACATCGCCACCGCCGGCCCCGTGGCGGTCAACGAGTCCTGGACCAGGTTGCGCACCGACTCGGCCCACCATGCCGTGCTGTGGGTCTCGGAATGGCCGCGCTCGATGGTCTACCCCGGGTTCCTGTCCCCCGTGCTGCTGTCCACCGGCATCCAACGGTCGTTCTCGCTGCTCTGCACCCCGCTGCGTTCGGACCAGGCCGCCCGGGACATCCGCAAGAAGAAGGTCGAACACATCAGTGACGCCGCGCAGCGCGCGAAGATCGGGCAGATCGAAGACGCCGCCCAGATCGCCGAGTACCACGACGTGCTCCAGCAGGAGGCCGACCTGACCGCCGGCCACGGCGTGCTGCGCTACACCGGGCTGATCAGCGTCTCCGCACCCACCGTCGAGGAGTTGGAGGCCGGGGTTGCGGCGATCGAGCAGGCCGCGATCCAAGCCTCCTGCGAGACCCGGCTTCTGGTCGGGCAGCAGGCCGCGGCGTTCACCGCCGCGGCATTGCCGCTGTGCCGCCGCATCTGA
- a CDS encoding conjugal transfer protein TrbL: protein MCDTAGEAAASLVAAPFDWLAQAMGAAAGWLFEAVWAVFDTTTLVDVTRPEYVAVYNILFGIAVFVMLIFFCLQLITGLIRRDPTALSRAALGLVKSVLGSFVVITLTALLLEIVDQLCIGIIEAAGETTESMGDKITLLAAGLVGINIAAPGVGAIITIFLAGLAIAAAAIVWLSLLIRKALLLVAIVFAPLAFSGASWDASRGWIGKWAMFVIALICSKLVLVVMFLVAVTQVSAPIDADLSSISDPLAGIVLMAMAAFAPYLTYKFISFIGFDMYHAIGSEQDAKNALNRPIPTPTQPAGDGPKKVLDGGSEGTTSGTGGNGGGTGGGGGGKAPPQPKTAAPQAASGGAGAAGGGAAAGSTGASGAGAGAGAGAGAGASAGAGAAAGPAAAAVIAGKVAKDAATAGPKAGAALASQAEAAADSASQAGATPPPPPAPPPSAAHGPKAPSTPEPRTPSAGPSQPPEPSSPPAPKPSSPPAPRPSPPPAPKPTGKE, encoded by the coding sequence GTGTGCGACACCGCCGGCGAAGCCGCGGCCTCCCTGGTCGCGGCCCCGTTCGATTGGCTTGCCCAGGCCATGGGTGCCGCCGCCGGGTGGCTGTTCGAGGCCGTCTGGGCCGTGTTCGACACCACCACCCTCGTCGATGTCACCCGCCCGGAATACGTGGCCGTCTACAACATCCTGTTCGGCATCGCCGTGTTCGTGATGCTGATCTTCTTCTGCCTCCAGCTCATCACCGGGCTGATCCGCCGCGACCCCACCGCCCTGTCCCGCGCCGCGCTCGGACTGGTCAAATCCGTGCTCGGCTCGTTCGTGGTCATCACGCTGACCGCGTTGTTGCTGGAGATCGTCGACCAGCTGTGCATCGGGATCATCGAAGCCGCTGGAGAGACCACCGAGTCGATGGGCGACAAGATCACCCTGCTGGCCGCCGGGCTGGTCGGGATCAACATCGCCGCCCCAGGGGTGGGGGCGATCATCACGATCTTCCTCGCCGGGCTGGCCATCGCCGCCGCGGCCATCGTCTGGCTCTCCCTGCTCATCCGGAAAGCGCTGCTGCTGGTGGCGATCGTGTTCGCACCCCTGGCGTTCTCCGGCGCCTCGTGGGATGCCTCGCGGGGGTGGATCGGCAAGTGGGCGATGTTCGTCATCGCGCTGATCTGCTCCAAGCTCGTCCTGGTCGTGATGTTCCTGGTCGCCGTCACCCAGGTCTCAGCGCCGATCGATGCGGACCTGTCCTCGATCAGCGACCCGCTGGCCGGGATCGTGCTGATGGCGATGGCCGCGTTCGCGCCCTACCTGACGTACAAGTTCATCAGCTTCATCGGCTTCGACATGTACCACGCCATCGGGTCCGAACAGGACGCGAAGAACGCCCTCAACCGGCCCATCCCCACCCCGACCCAACCCGCCGGCGACGGACCGAAGAAGGTCCTCGACGGCGGCAGTGAGGGCACCACCAGCGGGACTGGCGGCAACGGCGGTGGAACCGGTGGTGGTGGGGGTGGGAAGGCTCCGCCCCAGCCGAAGACCGCCGCCCCCCAAGCAGCCAGTGGCGGGGCGGGTGCCGCTGGTGGAGGCGCCGCCGCCGGCTCTACAGGAGCCAGCGGTGCCGGAGCCGGCGCAGGAGCCGGTGCAGGAGCCGGGGCGAGTGCGGGTGCGGGTGCGGCCGCTGGTCCGGCCGCGGCCGCGGTCATCGCCGGAAAGGTCGCCAAGGACGCGGCCACCGCTGGCCCCAAGGCCGGCGCAGCCCTCGCTAGTCAGGCCGAGGCCGCCGCCGACAGCGCCAGCCAGGCCGGCGCCACGCCCCCTCCACCGCCGGCACCCCCGCCCTCAGCCGCGCACGGACCCAAGGCGCCGTCCACCCCGGAGCCGAGGACACCCTCGGCGGGTCCGTCGCAGCCGCCGGAGCCCAGCTCTCCGCCAGCACCGAAGCCGAGCTCGCCGCCTGCGCCGAGGCCGAGCCCGCCGCCGGCGCCGAAGCCGACCGGGAAGGAGTGA
- a CDS encoding IS256 family transposase: MPGSRAAAELAASGALDGLFAKIDSGEIELTGDGGFIPGLIKATLERGLQAELTGHLGYEKGAPEASAVSNSRNGTTPKKVATQTGDVDLAIPRDRDGTFTPTLVPKGSRRLSGLDEMIISLYAGGMTVRDIGHHLASTIGTELSHETISNITDAIAEEIVEWQARPLEAFYPVVYLDAIVVKVRDGAHVINKSAHIAVGVDMDGIKHVLGIWIQTSEGAKFWAGVCAELANRGVRDVLIVCCDGLVGLPEAIEATWQHATVQTCVVHLIRASMRFVSYSDRKAVAKALKPMYTAANDKTAREAFAAFQDSIWGKKYPHAVATWEAAWERFIPFLAFPPELRRVIYTTNSIESLNYQLRKVTKNRGHFPNDDAVVKLLWLAICNIEDRRARERAKERGKPAAERKAKPRLVEGQVVTNWKQALAQLAIAYPERINPYL; this comes from the coding sequence ATGCCGGGCTCGAGGGCTGCGGCCGAACTCGCCGCGTCGGGTGCGTTGGACGGGCTGTTCGCGAAGATCGATTCCGGCGAGATCGAGCTGACCGGCGACGGTGGGTTCATCCCGGGCCTGATCAAGGCCACCCTCGAACGCGGGCTCCAGGCCGAGCTCACCGGCCACCTGGGCTATGAGAAGGGCGCGCCCGAGGCGTCGGCGGTGTCGAACTCGAGGAACGGCACGACCCCGAAGAAGGTCGCCACCCAGACCGGGGACGTCGATCTGGCAATCCCGCGCGACCGCGACGGGACGTTCACCCCCACGCTGGTCCCGAAGGGCAGCCGGCGCCTGTCAGGGCTCGATGAGATGATCATCTCTCTCTACGCGGGCGGGATGACGGTGCGCGACATCGGCCACCACCTCGCCTCGACGATCGGGACCGAGCTGTCGCACGAGACGATCAGCAACATCACCGACGCGATCGCCGAGGAGATCGTGGAGTGGCAGGCCCGGCCACTCGAGGCGTTCTACCCGGTGGTCTACCTCGACGCGATCGTGGTCAAGGTCCGCGACGGCGCGCACGTGATCAACAAGTCCGCCCACATCGCCGTCGGGGTCGACATGGACGGCATCAAGCACGTCCTGGGGATCTGGATCCAGACCTCCGAGGGCGCGAAGTTCTGGGCCGGGGTGTGCGCCGAGCTCGCCAATCGCGGCGTGCGTGACGTGCTCATCGTGTGCTGCGACGGCCTGGTTGGGCTGCCGGAGGCGATCGAGGCGACCTGGCAGCACGCGACCGTGCAGACGTGCGTGGTGCACCTGATCCGGGCCTCGATGCGGTTCGTGTCCTACAGCGACCGCAAGGCCGTCGCGAAGGCGTTGAAACCGATGTACACCGCGGCCAACGACAAGACCGCACGCGAGGCGTTCGCGGCGTTCCAGGATTCGATCTGGGGCAAGAAGTACCCCCACGCCGTGGCGACCTGGGAAGCGGCGTGGGAGCGGTTCATCCCGTTCTTGGCGTTCCCGCCCGAGCTACGGCGGGTGATCTACACGACCAACAGCATCGAGTCGTTGAACTACCAGCTCCGCAAGGTCACCAAGAACCGCGGCCACTTCCCCAACGACGACGCCGTGGTGAAGCTGCTGTGGCTGGCGATCTGCAACATCGAGGACAGACGAGCCCGCGAGCGGGCCAAGGAACGCGGGAAGCCCGCCGCCGAGCGCAAGGCCAAGCCGCGACTCGTCGAGGGCCAGGTCGTGACGAACTGGAAGCAGGCCCTGGCCCAGCTCGCCATCGCATACCCCGAGCGCATCAACCCCTACCTGTAA